The Brachypodium distachyon strain Bd21 chromosome 4, Brachypodium_distachyon_v3.0, whole genome shotgun sequence nucleotide sequence ggcgcTGTCCTCTCGGCGGAGTCTTCTAGGGATTAGGGATTGCTAGGCAGTAATGGAGGAACTCGGGTCAAAGAGACAGAGTCGGATGGGGTTGGCTGGACTGGAGGTAGGAGGAGGGGTGTGTTTGAGTCACTAGAAGACTAACACAGGGGGGTTTCCGCAAAATGTGCTTTAAGTGGATGGAGGGCATCCTGCCTAACATCTTGGCCCTCTATTTAGGATCCGACGGCTGTGAACGGAAGTTTTCAGATTTGCACTAAAATGgtgttttcacctgatacttCCCCTTTTTTATTTACCATGGCGCCAGAACTCTTAACTTCAACACGTATCCCACTACAAGAATAATGTAACTTGTGAGCTGTGCATATGATAATCTGAAAGACAAAATATGTTTAAGAAAAAAGGTGTAATTCTACAAACAAAATAGGTTTCGAATTATCCAATGAAAGAAATGCAGTTGTCCAGAGTAAAGAAATCTTCCAAAAAGGAGGACCAGATATTCAGCTGATAGAACTTTGCTCCGTATGCATGGTAGAAATTCAAATTCCATTTGATTCATTGTAACCAGAGTTCGATATGATCAAACATAAAATAACTAAAGGTTTTCTATAATCACAAAATATGGAGATACTTATTGCATAGGTTTGACAAAATTTCACCAAAAGTTTACATTTGAAATGTGAAAAATAAGGAACTTTGCTCAAAGTTTTGAGTACCAAAAGCACAAGTTAACCATGAAGAATTGGTAGTGTAGGCATCATGCTGAATCTATTTGATTATGATACTCTTATGCATTTACTTCTATCAATTTACAAGATACAGGCACGATTTTAGCAACAAAGTCTTCAAAGAGACATTTACAATCATTTGTAACAACTATATTAGCAAACAAAACTGAAATCAGAAATGTCAGCATGCAGTTTTAGAGTTATTATCAGTTTCTTTGTACAGAGTTGAAATTACAGTAAGGAGAAAGGAGCATATGGAAAATAACTAACTAGAACAAAAGTTCAGGTAACCACCAAATGACAGACACCATTCTCCCATACAAAGGAGATGCAATTATAGCAgccttttttgtttcaaaaggaaaaaaaaagggattaGCCTTGAACCAAAATCAGATCCTGACTTTATTCACACTTGAATATGCATTATGGTTTAATGCATGTTCAGCCATAGGGTGACTGGATCACCATATTCTGAAAATTCCAAAATTTACCCTCAGTTTTAAATTAGCTTTGGCATATTTTTATGGAATAGACATCATACATAAATATACATGAATTTCAAACTTTTCATAACAATTATAGTTGATAAATGCAGTCTGCCTTATCATATCACTATTGCAGAAAGAGTTCTATGTAACAGTATAAAACGCACCACTAAATTATGCAGTAGGTTGCAGTCCAAAATCAGAAACAGTGGGGATGAAATACCTGGTTTCTCGACACCTAATTTAGTAAAAGGACCACACTGAGTAAATCCGAAATACAAAGAGAAACTGTTTGTGGACATACCGGACAACAGCAACCTCAGGAAATATCGCATCAATATCAGCATTGTCAATACTCTTACTGGTGGCATTATCTTCACCCAAGGATATAATCAATTTACTCTGCAAAGAAGGTTATAGGCTTATAGGTCAGTGCACAGTagaagcaaacaaaatatataacTAGCACAAGTTTATAAATAAGCAACTGCAGATGTAAACGAACCCATAGGAATGGTTTCATGAGAAACCCATAGATGATTATGCGATAATCCAGTGCAGAAGTCGTGAAGAAATCATGCAACAAGCATTGGATATCTGGACGGGCCTTATCATACTGCAATGTATGTACATACAAACAAGTTGATGATTAGTATGATAAAAGACAGTTGTCAGCTCATTGCACAAGAATGAACCTAAGGATGAAATAGTAACTTGAAACAAGAACATGCAAACTGGAAAATTGTCAGACCTCAGCGCTCAGTTTGTTTGTGGGTAAATTCTTCAATATCTACTTCAGTTTCTGTAGGATCTCCTTTCCTTCTTTGCACTTCTCCTCTTGTATTTCAGCAAATGACTTTGCTTCAGTTATGCTAGGTGTTGAAGAAAATAAACAGTCAAATATATTGTCCGTCTTGTTGAATTGGAACAAGTAATGGTCCTCTGAATCTTTGCAGACAGATATCTCATCCAAAGAATTATCATCCACGGATGTATCAACACTCAGTTTTGGATCTAAGACTGACCGCAGGACTTTCTGTGCCGGGTGCTTGCTGTACATGTGTTCCAAGAGGGAACATGCATCCGGTAACTTTTTGCCAACACAATAGGGGCAAATCCAGAACCTCCATGACCGGTTTTTGTCACAGATTTCAATGCATCGGATATGGTCCTCGTAGCCCAGTGGCCATCTTCATAAGTTTCATCATAGTACTTATGCAGCTCATCGAGTCGCACTGATAGGAATCTATCCTGCTTCTCACTTGTCATTAAGCACCAGTGAACCTTGGCCACCAACAAGAGCCTGTTCTCTAAGCGCGAGAGATCTTGGTAGATAGAAGATAACCTATCATCATACACCCCTCCATTGATTGATCCAGTAGGGACGTCCTCCAACTTGGGGTCAGCAGGTTGCCCCAAGCTAAACGCCCTGAAACACTCACAGAAAGCAGCCTCATAGAAACCCAGGACGAAACAGAGCTTTGCGTGGAACATGGCGAGCACGAGAGCGATCGAAGCGCTTTGCCGCTTCGTATGGGCCTCCTGTCCATGGTCGCGTCAAGGCCGCGCGCAAACTGGAGCTTCATGTATGCGCACAACAACTGCGCGCGGCCGAGTAGGGGCAACGGTTGGCGAGCTCCGTCGCTTTCTCCACCGCCAGGGTCATCCCCTCGCTCTGGTCGGTGTCGAGGTCGAGCACCTCGCGGATGGAGCTGGCAACAATGGATCGGAGCACGTCGCAAGCCGATTCCCAGCATCTCTCCACCCTCTGGTTCTTCCCGCGGGCGTTCAGAGTGTACACGACGTTGTTGTCCGCCGGGTCGGTAGGGTTGCGGATATGGATGGCTCGGATGGCCTCTTTATCCGCCTCGCCCAACTCCCCGCGCTCAAGCAGCACCCTGGCCAGGAGAGCGGAGATGCCGACGCAGTTGGGGACGAGCCGCTTGGCCTCCGCGAGGTAacgctccgcggcggcggcgtggtgcgTTGCGGCCACCTTGTCGCTCGCGGCGGATgcgcggctggcggcggcgtggtgggtGCGACCGGCGAGGTGGAGCACGAGCGCCGAACCCGCGTGCCTGGCCGCGAGCTCGTCGACGCGCTCGAGCGCGAGCTCGTAGTGGCCCTCCTTCTCGAGAAACcgcacctcctccgcctccttgcGCAGTGCGGCTTCGGCTTTCACCATTGCGGAGGGCGGTGGGGTTGGCGCGGGCGAGGTGTTCGGGGAAATACCTCAACGGCAACGGTAGGGTGAAGCGCGGATGGGTTTGGTTGGCGAGGAGGGGATATATACGAGCTTCTGGAAGCTGCCAGGCTGGTGGTGCGGCGAAGATTTTAATTCCGGGAGATCGATGAGGCGGTTGCAATTGCGGACGTCCTGCAATTGCAGCAGGCTAAGCATGAGAGCACTGTCGTACTACGACGTGCACCAGTGGCTCAAACGCGGGGCAACTTGGTCAGCTGATGTGGTGGTAGAATTTGAGGGCAAACTGCACTAGAAAATTGTTAATTTTGAAGGAACTGTTGAGGAGTACAAAAGGAACTTTGACATGTTAGTCTATATATCAAGTGAAGCTATATGACCCTCGTGTAGGAAGCATGATGTTGGTGTAGAGGTTTATTCTGTTGTTCAAAGAAGAATTAAGAGCTTCTGTTGAGGTATAATTGCCTGGTACTGTAGCCGAGGCAGATCCGTTTGCTCGAGTCCAGGAAAGTGTGCTAGAAAGAAATAAACATTGGACTGACAAGACTTATTAATTAAGGTTGCATTCTTTTCGGCTTTTAGGACTGGCTACTCCAAGAAGCTATCCTCACCACTTCTCCAAATTTGAAGGATTCCAAATTAGTTTAGCCTAATCTATTTTGGAAGCCCAACTAAATTTTCGGGGCGGCCTCTAGTGGAAACTGGGGAGAGGGCAGAAGCCCCCCAAAAGAACTGGCCCTAAAAATACACACACAACGGTGGATACACGGGAATATTCAGTTAATCGGTTCATATTTTAAAAAGCAGAATCGTGGAAGGGCACACATTTAAAGGATTTTAGGAGAGCCAATGGTTTATGTTTTAATTGTGGAGAGAAGTTTGCCCCGAGAAATAGTGTGTGACGGTAGGAGCACATGTCAAGGCCCTAACTTCTGACATCTTGTCAGATGCTTTGGTGAGTAGACAGTATGATGAGGAAAATGATTGCCATGTGTCTCTACATGCTCTGTCTGTAGCTACATATTCAGGCACTATACAATTGAGAGCTTTAATAGTCAATCAAGTCCTGTTGTTACCGGTGGATTCAATAAGTTCTCACAGTTTCTGGATAGCATTTTTGTTTCCAAGATCCAATGCAAGTTATACCTATGAGTAATACTAGAGTCAAAGTGCCTAATGGAGACACTCTTATGCACAAAACAAGAAGTTGGTTTTGAATGGTGGCTCCATGGCCATTACCTTTTCTCATGATATGAGGGTGCTGCAACTAGGAGGATATGATGGTATTCTGGCATGAACTGGATGGGGTACTATGTCTTGTAATTGGGAACAAAAGTGGATTGAGTTCATCTACAACAAGAAATTTATCGGATTTCAAGGAATTAATCTAGTCCCGCAAACCGAGCTGTAGTCCTTAACTTCAGATCAACAAACAATTCAAAGGGAATGATTTGTAGGTAGTTGCAGAGTTATGTGCCATTGACTCCTCTGAGTTCCAGTTCAGTGAAGATTTACCACCGGCTATATCTGCTCTTTTGCAACAATTCAATGAGCTTTTTTAGTAGCCACACCACCTTCCTCCACACAGGGAATTGCCGAATTGGACCATGCCATTAACCTGCTACCCAATTCTCGGCCTATGAATAATAGACCATACATGTGTTTTGGGTCATGTCCGCATATTAGCGAACCCGTAAGGTCGCACTCTTAACGTCCGAAGGTTTGTAGTTGAACTAGAACATGTTTGTGGAATTGAGAAAAGCACGTCAAAAAATGTTCCGATAATTATTGGAAGTACTCCGAATATTACTTAACGTACTTATGTAAGCTTAAAGTCAAAAACCACATTTAAGCctaaccaaacagggcctaaagCTATTCTAATAGTCTAATATGCAAGTGTTGCAAGGGGTTTTCGCATGGAAAAAAGTGTTTTTGTGTTGTTGCGAGTACGATATCTCTAGATGCTACACACATCCGTTTTTTATGCCGCATACGTCACATCTCATTTTATATCACTTTCTTTTTGCAATTAATGGGGATTTGTTGCATACAAATAATGTATTGTTGCATTGGTATGAATAAAAGGGTGTGGGCTTTTCTGGTGTATTTTTGCATGGGTGTTGCATATGTACACAGATTCGACTTTTTTAAAAACTATATTGGACGGTGAGGAAGGAGGAGTCCGACCGGGTGAAAATATTAAGGGCTATTTTGTTTGAGCCCACGATTGCcttgccaaatatttggttgccaaaattttggttgagGTTTTGCTTGCCCATGATTTGgccaactttgaccaaaaaaatgaactagagttgGTAGTGAAGAattggcttgccaaaaaattggttttGATCCAAACAAGAACCAAATCTTGGTCAATGACCAAACATTTGGTAGGGCATGGTTTGGCCACCACCCAGACATACCCTTATTCTCCGCTTCTTTTTACCAACTTCCAATTGACTTACCATATCGTTCATCCAATTTTTCCACATTGATACCTTGTATtttctccgttccataattcttgtcaaaatattacatgtatctaacgcattttaggaatagatacatacatttttagacaaatttgaaacaagaattatgaaacagatgGAGTATTTTGGAAAGCTAGTTGCATGGCCACAGCAGCCCAAACGACTCATCATCTGAACAAAGTTTGTAACTCGCAAGTGATAATGGTATCTTGCAAAATCGTATTTCCAAGACCGAGGGTAATACACTAATACTCCGTATGCAGTACCTATGTagcagtggcatatttgttggGCAATAGACAAAATGTGCCAATAGACAATTTGTGTCACGGTAGACTAGTTAAGTTAAGTTGTGTCACTGTAGACTAGTTAAGTTAAGTAAATTCACGTTAAACAAGTCCAAGCGGAGTATGTGAAACAACAGCGGAGGCGGCCGATCCTAGCCAaacctcgtggtgacgataACACGATCTAGCCGTACCGTTGTAACCGTCCATCCTTGTGCTGCGGGTGATCGAACGGCCAGGGAAATCCGGGGTTTGGACTAGGCGGTAGCTTTGATGTGACTATTTTTCTATCCCTGTCATGATGTGTCAGTGGACCCCAATTGTGTATTGTCTTGTCAACCGGCCGACCCGTCCGGTCAAGTTTACTGTGCGTTCAGGACAAGGATAtttgtctctctctctctcctctcgtCATCCCCACTCTTGCCCAGTCCTCactgtgcttcttcttctccggcctcGTTCTGTTCCTCCGCATCCGCTCCAAATCCTATACCTCCAACCTTCGTTCTGTCCTGCCGTCTAGTTCCACGCACAAATGTGTGCCTCTCAGTGATCTTAGTACACGGCAAGTCCACAAGATGAGTGAATCGAAGGTACCAACtattattaattttttttctgttcttccTTCTACTCAAGTTCTAGTTTAAGTTCactcatcttcttttttttttctgttcttccTTCTGCTCAAGTTCAAGTTTAAGTTCACTCATCTTCTGCCTTTATTACTTTTTATTGGTTTTTTCTTGTCTTCAAGTTTATCGCTATCCTTTTAACTTCACTATGAACTTCATAACGTTCACTATGTACCTCCTGTCTTGAATAAGTTTCGGTTCCCATACTTAAGGTACATTGCAATGCAATCTTATATTCATGTCTTTCCCCTTCTATCCTGTACTACCATATCTCCTGTACCTCATGTACCTAAGCTTCCTTGCTTTCATTATGTAGTACCATACTATGTTCACTTATTGATGTACTCAATTAATAGTTCACTGAGTGTACGATTTCAACCTCATTGAATTTGTGCGTACTTACGTCCATATATTTACAGTTCAGAAAGTTGTCTTCCAACAATCGTTCCGAAATTCTTTCACCTTTTACCTGGTACATC carries:
- the LOC104584499 gene encoding uncharacterized protein LOC104584499; protein product: MVKAEAALRKEAEEVRFLEKEGHYELALERVDELAARHAGSALVLHLAGRTHHAAASRASAASDKVAATHHAAAAERYLAEAKRLVPNCVGISALLARVLLERGELGEADKEAIRAIHIRNPTDPADNNVVYTLNARGKNQRVERCWESACDVLRSIVASSIREVLDLDTDQSEGMTLAVEKATELANRCPYSAARSCCAHT